The Candidatus Binatia bacterium genome has a window encoding:
- a CDS encoding putative pterin-4-alpha-carbinolamine dehydratase 1 — translation MKLSERTCTPTGPNTPKLPPEEWRRLLEELPGWHVVDDHHLYKRYSFPDFASALAAVQQVGAVAEAQGHHPDITLRWGEVELRIWTHVVGGLTENDFILAAKCDEVLTRS, via the coding sequence ATGAAGCTAAGCGAGCGGACCTGCACGCCCACCGGGCCAAACACTCCGAAATTGCCCCCCGAAGAATGGCGCCGCCTGCTCGAAGAGTTGCCGGGTTGGCACGTGGTGGACGACCACCACTTGTATAAACGGTATTCTTTCCCCGATTTCGCCTCGGCTCTTGCCGCCGTGCAACAGGTTGGTGCTGTAGCCGAGGCACAGGGGCATCACCCGGACATCACGCTTCGTTGGGGCGAAGTGGAGCTGAGGATCTGGACTCACGTGGTGGGCGGACTCACCGAAAACGACTTCATCCTCGCAGCCAAGTGCGACGAGGTTCTCACCCGATCCTGA